Proteins co-encoded in one Xiphophorus hellerii strain 12219 chromosome 10, Xiphophorus_hellerii-4.1, whole genome shotgun sequence genomic window:
- the casp7 gene encoding caspase-7, giving the protein MSGEPAELSELGGDPSADEVKLNPDAERMEDHVDAKPDRSPRFHLFGKKNKDGQTREQDYSSKSHSRIVFPTFQYKMSYRRVGKCIIINNKNFDENTGMNVRNGTDRDAGELFKCFRSLGFEVVVHNDQTCEKMEHLLKQASEEDHSDSSCFACILLSHGEEGMIYGTDAAMPIKTITSLFRGDRCKSLVGKPKLFFIQACRGSEFDEGVQTDSGPPNDTLETDANPRHKIPVEADFLFAYSTVPGYYSWRNPGRGSWFVQALCSVLSEFGKQLEIMQILTRVNYMVATHFESWSEDPRFSEKKQIPCVVSMLTKELYFN; this is encoded by the exons ATGTCTGGAGAACCAGCAGAGCTTAGTGAACTTGGAGGCGATCCTAGCGCAGATGAGGTGAAATTAAATCCTGACGCAGAGAGGATGGAGGACCACGTCGACGCCAAACCTGACCGCAGTCCAAGATTTCATCTGTTCGG caaaaaaaataaggaTGGCCAGACGCGGGAGCAGGACTACTCTTCTAAAAGCCATTCCAGAATTGTTTTCCCAACATTCCAGTATAAGATGAGCTACCGGCGAGTGGGGAAGTGCATcatcatcaacaacaaaaactttgatGAAAACACAG GGATGAATGTTCGCAATGGGACGGACCGGGACGCAGGTGAGCTGTTTAAGTGCTTCAGGAGCCTGGGCTTTGAAGTCGTTGTTCATAACGACCAGACATGTGAGAAGATGGAGCATCTTCTCAAACAAG CCTCAGAGGAAGACCACAGCGACAGCTCGTGTTTCGCTTGTATTTTGCTGAGTCATGGTGAGGAAGGCATGATCTACGGCACAGATGCAGCCATGCCCATCAAGACCATCACTTCGCTGTTCAGGGGCGACAGGTGCAAAAGCTTAGTCGGAAAGCCAAAACTCTTCTTCATCCAG gCTTGTCGAGGTTCTGAATTTGATGAAGGTGTCCAGACAGATTCAGGTCCACCAAACGACACCCTGGAAACCGATGCTAATCCAAGACATAAAATCCCTGTTGAggcagattttctgtttgcataCTCCACTGTGCCAG GATATTACTCATGGAGGAACCCGGGCCGCGGATCCTGGTTTGTCCAGGCACTCTGTAGCGTCCTGAGCGAGTTCGGCAAGCAGCTGGAGATAATGCAGATCCTAACGCGGGTCAACTACATGGTGGCCACCCATTTCGAGTCTTGGTCGGAGGACCCGCGTTTCAGTGAGAAGAAACAGATTCCCTGTGTGGTCTCCATGCTGACCAAAGAGCTGTACTTCAACTGA